The following coding sequences lie in one Saccharopolyspora hordei genomic window:
- a CDS encoding aldolase/citrate lyase family protein produces MDGRRARRSCLAVPGSSAKMIDKARGLAVDQFFLDLEDAVAPLAKAEARERVVGALNEGGWDGKVRSVRVNALDTEWTYRDVVTVVEGAGAELDTIILPKVSSAEHVRWLDLTLSQVERAMGLEVGRIGIEPQIEDAAGLVDVDAIATASPRVEALVYGPADFMASINMRSLVVGHQPPGYDVGDAYHYTLMRILIAARAAGVQAIDGPYLQIKDVDGLRQVGGRTAALGFDGKWVLHPAQVDAVNELFSPRQEDYDHAENILDAYEWYTSAAGGARGAAMLGDEMIDEASRKMALVIAGKGRAAGMTRTDRWTPPEE; encoded by the coding sequence GTGGACGGTCGACGTGCTCGGCGCAGCTGCCTGGCGGTGCCCGGTTCCAGTGCGAAGATGATCGACAAGGCGCGCGGCCTGGCGGTCGACCAGTTCTTCCTGGACCTCGAGGACGCGGTGGCGCCGCTGGCCAAGGCCGAGGCGCGGGAGCGGGTCGTCGGCGCGCTCAACGAGGGCGGCTGGGACGGCAAGGTCCGCTCGGTCCGGGTCAACGCGCTGGACACCGAGTGGACCTACCGCGACGTGGTGACCGTCGTGGAGGGCGCGGGCGCCGAGCTCGACACGATCATCCTGCCCAAGGTGAGCAGTGCCGAGCACGTGCGGTGGCTGGACCTGACGCTGTCCCAGGTCGAGCGGGCGATGGGCCTGGAGGTCGGCCGGATCGGCATCGAGCCGCAGATCGAGGACGCCGCCGGCCTGGTCGACGTCGACGCGATCGCCACCGCCTCGCCGCGGGTGGAGGCGCTCGTCTACGGGCCGGCGGACTTCATGGCCTCGATCAACATGCGCTCCCTGGTGGTGGGCCACCAGCCGCCCGGCTACGACGTCGGCGACGCCTACCACTACACGCTCATGCGCATCCTCATCGCCGCCCGCGCCGCCGGCGTGCAGGCGATCGACGGCCCGTACCTGCAGATCAAGGACGTGGACGGGCTGCGGCAGGTCGGGGGCCGCACCGCGGCGCTCGGGTTCGACGGCAAGTGGGTGCTGCACCCGGCGCAGGTGGACGCGGTCAACGAGCTGTTCTCCCCGCGCCAGGAGGACTACGACCACGCCGAGAACATCCTGGACGCCTACGAGTGGTACACCTCCGCGGCCGGCGGCGCGCGCGGCGCGGCGATGCTCGGCGACGAGATGATCGACGAGGCCTCCCGGAAGATGGCCCTGGTCATCGCGGGCAAGGGGCGGGCCGCGGGGATGACCCGCACCGACCGCTGGACCCCACCGGAGGAGTGA
- a CDS encoding magnesium transporter MgtE N-terminal domain-containing protein — protein MVAATRVFAARAAGLPVFGPDGESIGRVRDVVAGLSIGRRPPRVLGLVVELPTHRRIFVPMLRVTRIEPTAVTLATGSVNLRRFHQRPNELLVLGQLLGARVAVERTGAAAALVDVAMEPTRTRDWQLTKLAVRERTGRLGRRGPTRVLDWDEVTGLEFAEVTGRPQGVKQLLAMFDTMRAVDVASTLHDLPPQRRYEVALALDDDRLADVVEELPEEDQKDLLQHLDEARAADVLGAMSPDDAADLLAELSEVDKDRLLDLMAPEESAPVKRLLEYSSDTAGGLMTTEPVVVGPDATIAEALAVVRSPGLPVALASLVFVCRPPSATPTGHYLGCVHIQRLLREPPSTLVAGALDTDLASLSADAPLTEVTRYFAAYNLVCGPVLDDEGHLIGAVTVDDVLDHLLPEGWRESGLPEAEPAQPTNREAR, from the coding sequence GTGGTTGCCGCGACCAGGGTCTTCGCGGCTCGGGCGGCCGGACTGCCGGTGTTCGGGCCGGATGGCGAATCGATCGGTCGAGTGCGCGACGTGGTGGCCGGACTCAGCATCGGGCGGCGGCCGCCGCGCGTCCTCGGACTGGTCGTCGAGCTGCCCACGCACCGCCGCATCTTCGTGCCGATGCTGCGGGTGACCCGGATCGAACCCACCGCGGTGACGCTGGCGACCGGATCGGTGAACCTGCGGCGGTTCCACCAGCGCCCGAACGAACTGCTCGTGCTCGGCCAGCTCCTCGGCGCCCGGGTGGCGGTCGAGCGCACCGGTGCCGCCGCCGCGCTGGTCGACGTCGCGATGGAGCCGACCCGCACCCGCGACTGGCAGCTGACCAAGCTGGCCGTCCGCGAGCGCACCGGGCGGCTCGGCCGCCGCGGCCCCACCCGGGTGCTGGACTGGGACGAGGTGACCGGGCTGGAGTTCGCCGAGGTCACCGGCCGCCCGCAGGGCGTCAAGCAGCTGCTGGCGATGTTCGACACGATGCGCGCCGTCGACGTCGCCAGCACCCTGCACGACCTGCCGCCGCAGCGCCGCTACGAGGTGGCCCTGGCGCTGGACGACGACCGGCTCGCCGACGTGGTCGAGGAGCTGCCGGAGGAGGACCAGAAGGACCTGCTGCAGCACCTCGACGAGGCGCGCGCCGCCGACGTGCTGGGCGCGATGAGCCCGGACGACGCCGCCGACCTGCTCGCCGAGCTGTCCGAAGTGGACAAGGACCGGCTGCTGGACCTGATGGCCCCGGAGGAGTCCGCCCCGGTGAAGCGGCTGCTGGAGTACTCCTCCGACACCGCGGGCGGGCTGATGACGACCGAGCCGGTGGTCGTCGGACCGGACGCGACCATCGCCGAGGCGCTGGCCGTGGTGCGCAGTCCCGGCCTGCCGGTGGCGCTGGCCAGCCTGGTGTTCGTCTGCCGCCCGCCGTCGGCCACCCCGACCGGCCACTACCTGGGGTGCGTGCACATCCAGCGGCTGCTCCGCGAGCCACCGTCCACCTTGGTCGCCGGGGCGCTGGACACCGACCTGGCCAGCCTGTCCGCGGACGCGCCGCTGACCGAGGTGACCCGCTACTTCGCCGCCTACAACCTGGTGTGCGGGCCGGTGCTCGACGACGAGGGGCACCTCATCGGCGCGGTCACCGTCGACGACGTGCTGGACCACCTGCTGCCGGAGGGCTGGCGGGAGAGCGGGCTCCCCGAGGCCGAACCGGCGCAGCCGACGAACCGGGAGGCGCGCTGA
- a CDS encoding DUF1003 domain-containing protein, translated as MPELLTHHRLDQPRTLRRLSVPFDREMFGRASERIARFLGTGTFLFWMTVVVVCWIGLNLFAVGLRWDPYPFILLNLAFSTQASYAAPLILLAQNRQDDRDRIALEEDRARAEQTKADTDFLARELAALRLAIGEVATRDYLRGELERLREELHPPAGDKRRPRTPARTDEP; from the coding sequence ATGCCCGAGCTGCTGACCCACCACCGACTCGACCAGCCCCGGACGCTGCGCCGGCTGTCCGTCCCCTTCGACCGGGAGATGTTCGGCCGGGCCTCCGAGCGCATCGCCCGCTTCCTGGGCACCGGCACCTTCCTCTTCTGGATGACCGTCGTGGTGGTCTGCTGGATCGGGCTGAACCTGTTCGCGGTCGGCCTGCGGTGGGACCCGTACCCGTTCATCCTGCTCAACCTGGCCTTCTCCACCCAGGCCTCGTACGCCGCGCCGCTGATCCTGCTGGCGCAGAACCGCCAGGACGACCGGGACCGCATCGCCCTGGAGGAGGACCGGGCGCGCGCCGAGCAGACCAAGGCCGACACCGACTTCCTGGCCCGCGAGCTGGCGGCGCTGCGCCTGGCGATCGGCGAAGTGGCCACCCGCGACTACCTGCGCGGCGAGCTGGAGCGCCTCCGCGAGGAGCTGCACCCGCCGGCGGGCGACAAGCGCCGCCCCCGCACCCCGGCGCGGACCGACGAGCCCTGA
- a CDS encoding NUDIX hydrolase, translating to MPGTTSPTPEVIRAVGLVRFADRRLLLVRADRQEAFYLPGGKIDPGETEQQALHREVREELGVGLVGARFFRRYETDAVGQGDGVQVSLSCYSGELDGEPQPAAEIAELAWMTREEYLARPVTAPAIVALYADLDPA from the coding sequence ATGCCCGGAACGACGTCCCCGACGCCCGAGGTGATCCGCGCGGTCGGTCTGGTGCGGTTCGCCGACCGCCGGCTGCTGCTGGTCCGCGCCGACCGCCAGGAGGCGTTCTACCTGCCCGGCGGCAAGATCGACCCGGGGGAGACCGAGCAGCAGGCCCTGCACCGGGAGGTCCGCGAGGAGCTGGGCGTCGGGCTGGTGGGCGCGCGCTTCTTCCGCCGCTACGAGACCGACGCGGTCGGCCAGGGCGACGGCGTGCAGGTGTCGTTGAGCTGCTACTCCGGCGAGCTCGACGGGGAGCCCCAGCCGGCGGCGGAGATCGCCGAGCTGGCGTGGATGACCCGCGAGGAGTACCTCGCCCGCCCGGTCACGGCCCCGGCGATCGTCGCCCTCTACGCCGACCTCGACCCGGCCTGA
- a CDS encoding MarR family transcriptional regulator has product MAETAPDRTPTRSELLAYRSFLRAHARVTRCLEGDLIAEQRLTLAAFDVLEALAEAPGGRLRMTELAEVVLLSRSGVTRLVDRLERLGLVQRVRVDSDGRGVQAVITERGEERLRTAAATHRSGVARYFVSATDGELDALVRTCERLADGGVPSPPGPRAQA; this is encoded by the coding sequence GTGGCCGAGACGGCTCCCGATCGAACCCCTACTCGAAGCGAACTGCTCGCGTACCGCAGCTTCCTGCGCGCGCACGCCCGCGTCACGCGCTGCCTGGAGGGCGACCTGATCGCCGAGCAACGGCTCACCCTGGCCGCCTTCGACGTGCTCGAAGCGCTGGCCGAGGCGCCCGGCGGCCGGTTGCGGATGACCGAGCTGGCCGAAGTGGTGCTGCTGTCCCGCTCCGGCGTGACCAGGCTGGTGGACCGCCTCGAACGGCTCGGGCTGGTGCAGCGGGTCCGGGTGGACTCCGACGGCCGCGGGGTGCAGGCGGTGATCACCGAACGTGGTGAGGAACGGCTGCGCACGGCGGCCGCGACGCACCGCAGCGGCGTCGCGCGGTACTTCGTGTCGGCGACGGACGGCGAGCTGGACGCCCTGGTGCGCACCTGCGAGCGGCTGGCCGACGGGGGTGTGCCCTCGCCCCCGGGGCCGCGTGCGCAAGCATGA